Below is a window of Plasmodium sp. gorilla clade G2 genome assembly, chromosome: 14 DNA.
tggaaaataaaaatatttaaaactagtatacaaaaaagaaaaaatatataacatcatataaattaaaatgattttatattattatttttatataaatataaaaaaattgaaattaTTTGTATCACAAATATTACTTTGTATTTTcctctaatatatatatatatatatatggtccCCCCTTGGTTAACCTCAAAATTTGaagtctttttttttctttttctgttTTTCATCTTTCTTCTCTTTTTTGGGAGGATCAATTTGTGCAGAGGCCATTTTTACCTTATTCGAAATTTCTTCAAATTTATTTAGTTCTTTACGAACATCTTCTATATTTGTAGTAGTAGCAGGTGCATTATTAGGTATTTCAATATGAACATATGGTGTTTTAGGTGTATTTACATTTGTATATGGTGTAATATAACCTTCAGACAAATTAGGTGGTTTGCCTGGAGGGGGTTGTGGAGGATTAATTTTATACCTTACATTTGAAGAAAACAAATTGTTATGTTCTATAGGTATATCTTCCTTTTGTAAAATTGTATATGGTTTCATATTGGctgtattaatataattattattattatgtaaatatttaggTGTGTCATAACCtgatataaatgatgttAAATCTACTGATGTAATTCCACTTTCCATATATGGTGTATATGATCCTGCATTCATTTTTGAATTTGTCATAACACTGTAAATACCActtgaataattattttttaataattcttcattatgtggatttaaattaatatctgtatttttatgatctatattttcataatcatTAGTATCTGCTTGTTTAatagttttcttttttcctttctttttcttttttttcacttTACGTtcaacattatttatattatcttcattttcatcatatatatctcTTTCTTTATCATAATATGCTTCTTCATTATCTTCATCCTGTTCATCATCCACCCCATCATCctcttcttcatcttcatcttcaCCTTCCTCattatcttcttcttcatctgcTTCTTCATCTTCCTCTTCCTGGTCCTCCTGCGCATCTTCTTCGTCTTCATATTTATCATCCATTTCACCCCATAAGAAATCATCtgcatatttattattattactatcagTAACATGTTGAGAAATAAAATTtccataaataatatttccaGATTCGTCTATGTTTTCATCttttgatataatatttttcgcCATATCAGATGTATGATCATTACCAGATGACACATTTAGTCCTGGTATTTTAAGGTAAGGAAAAGATGGGGGTAGACCATATTTTTGCATATTAATTAGCCAAGGTAAAGGTTCATTTGGTTCTATATTTAGAGCCATTCTTAATTTTTCAGAAATAATACCAGGtcgaaatttttttttttttaattcaaatTCTTTACCTTCATAATATACTTCTGCAAATTTAACTAGTTTTGGTTTGGTtgcatatttaaaaaaggcATCATGTAATGTTTGATAATCTATATCCATAGTATGTAATTTTGGTCGTACTCTATCTctcattttttgttttaaggATTTctgttcttctttttcttttatagcTTGTCTTATTTCACTAATTTTTGTATCCTCAATATGTGGAGGTAATCTATAAGGTATTTTCTCAATACCTCTTTTTCcatgtaaatattttcttttttgacaCCATTGTTGTGGTACTGGTATagaattttttaaacattttatCCATACATAAAAGTAAGGATCACTTGAAGTTGTATCCCATACTTCTACTAATTCTGGTTTTGGTGCAAACTCTTTTAATTTCATAACAGATGgtctttttaataattttttggctttctttgaaatattttttttatacttcATACTATTTCTATgttcatcttcttcatcattatcatctgATTCGGAGTCTTCAAAGTAGGACTTTTGTGCATCTTCAGAAAACTCCTTTTTCTCAATTCCATCCTTACTATTAAgtttgaattttttaaatacgtCTTCGAAGTTCTCATACAAAGCTTCATCAATATCTACAAggttaaataaataaatatatatatatatatatatatatatacatatatatatatatatgatttatatttattatgtttcCATTAggtaataaatttatatttttctttttgttaaaaatattttttatattttacctTCTTCAACATA
It encodes the following:
- a CDS encoding splicing factor 3B subunit 2, putative — translated: MAITTSVDIEKLKELRKSNPTKAKNFLKKLKKKNAKKIKQNKKNSTLDEVEENTKEETSILNDETYVEYVEEDIDEALYENFEDVFKKFKLNSKDGIEKKEFSEDAQKSYFEDSESDDNDEEDEHRNSMKYKKNISKKAKKLLKRPSVMKLKEFAPKPELVEVWDTTSSDPYFYVWIKCLKNSIPVPQQWCQKRKYLHGKRGIEKIPYRLPPHIEDTKISEIRQAIKEKEEQKSLKQKMRDRVRPKLHTMDIDYQTLHDAFFKYATKPKLVKFAEVYYEGKEFELKKKKFRPGIISEKLRMALNIEPNEPLPWLINMQKYGLPPSFPYLKIPGLNVSSGNDHTSDMAKNIISKDENIDESGNIIYGNFISQHVTDSNNNKYADDFLWGEMDDKYEDEEDAQEDQEEEDEEADEEEDNEEGEDEDEEEDDGVDDEQDEDNEEAYYDKERDIYDENEDNINNVERKVKKKKKKGKKKTIKQADTNDYENIDHKNTDINLNPHNEELLKNNYSSGIYSVMTNSKMNAGSYTPYMESGITSVDLTSFISGYDTPKYLHNNNNYINTANMKPYTILQKEDIPIEHNNLFSSNVRYKINPPQPPPGKPPNLSEGYITPYTNVNTPKTPYVHIEIPNNAPATTTNIEDVRKELNKFEEISNKVKMASAQIDPPKKEKKDEKQKKKKKDFKF